TAAAACTTTTGTGATGGCAGATAAATCCTTTTGTAACACCTTTGCATCATCCATTTTTCAGGATAACTACCTGACATGCAACAGAAAATTACAATTAAAGTACTGCCATCAGAAGCAGCTAGTGAAAATTCGGTTAAACAAGTAATTGCACAAAACTGTGCTGTAAAGCCTGAACGCGTAACCGGCTATACTATTTTAAAAAAATCACTCGATGCACGTAGCCGACAGGCCTGGTTCCACCTTACACTAAACGTATTCATTGATGAACCGTTTAAACAAACTACTCTCCCTCCCTTACTACTACATGATGTTAGTCAAGCCGAACACACCGTAGTGGTGGTGGGTGCTGGCCCTGCCGGCTTATTTGCAGCTATACACTTGATTGAATTAGGTGTTAAGCCCATATTACTAGAACGAGGGAAAGATGTAAGAGCCCGCCGACGCGACCTGGCAGCTATGAACAAAGAAGGTGTTGTGAATCCAGAGAGTAACTACTGTTTTGGAGAAGGAGGCGCCGGCACCTATAGCGATGGTAAGCTTTATACACGCAGCACTAAAAGAGGCGATGTACAACGCATTTTGAATATTCTAGTACACTTTGGGGCTGATGAACGCATCTTATATGAAGCACATCCCCATATTGGCACTAACAAGTTGCCGCATATTATTACCGCTATGCGGGAAAAAATTATTGAATGTGGCGGCGAAGTACGTTTTGATAAAAAGCTAACTGATTTTACTGTTGAAAAGGGTCACATCACCTCAGTTACAACTGCCGATGGTGATAGCATACCTGCCAAAGCCGTATTATTAGCAACAGGTCATTCTGCACGCGATATATTTGAATTACTCCACAACAAGAAATTACAAATAGAGTTTAAACCCTTTGCATTAGGTGTGCGGGTAGAGCATCCACAGCACATTATTGACACGGCTCAATATCATTGCGATATACGTAGCGAACACCTGCCACCTGCTGCATATAGCTTAGTGCAACAAGTGGATGGTAAGGGTGTTTTTTCTTTTTGTATGTGCCCCGGCGGCATTATAGCCCCAGCTGCAACTGCTGCTGGTGAGGTCGTGGTTAATGGTTGGTCGCCCTCCAAACGCAACAACCCATATGCTAACAGTGGTATTGTTGTAAATATTGAAGAGAAAGATATACAGTCATTTAAAAAACATGGTCCCTTAGCTGGCATGCTCTATCAGCAAGCCGTGGAACATAAAGCCTTTAATGTTGGGGGCGGTAAACTTGTTGCTCCTGCACAACGCATGGAAGACTTCTTTAAAAATAAAGTCTCATCTGATCTCCCTGATTGCAGCTACTTGCCAGGCATTCATGCTGCAGATTTGCGCAAGGTTCTTCCTACCCATGTACACAAGGCACTTCAAACCGGCTTCAAAGAATTTGGGAAAAAGATGAAAGGCTACTTTACCAACGAAGCCGTTGTGGTTGCAACCGAAAGCCGGACATCGTCGCCTATACGGATACCCCGACATAAAGAAACCCTGCAACATCCGCAGGTTACCAATTTGTATCCTTGTGCGGAAGGTGCAGGGTATGCTGGAGGTATTGTTAGTGCTGCTATGGATGGCGAAAAGGTTGCCGAAGCAATAGCAACTTATTCACTATCCTTACTTTGACGACTAATCAAAGCCTTATTTTCTTGCAACTGGTTTTTCTTAAACCATTTCATTTGTTGCTTTAATGCTTTCTTGTCCTGGTCTGTCATACTGCTGGTTAACAACGGAGTTAAATCTGGCTTTCCAGCATCAACCCAACTGGTATACAAAAAGTCAGAGAATAAGTTAGCCGATCGAATTGCCTGATCAGTTACGGTACTGCCTAAACGACTACTATAAGCTCTTGCGAAGTCAGAAGAGTAACTTTTCAC
This genomic interval from Flavisolibacter tropicus contains the following:
- a CDS encoding NAD(P)/FAD-dependent oxidoreductase, whose protein sequence is MQQKITIKVLPSEAASENSVKQVIAQNCAVKPERVTGYTILKKSLDARSRQAWFHLTLNVFIDEPFKQTTLPPLLLHDVSQAEHTVVVVGAGPAGLFAAIHLIELGVKPILLERGKDVRARRRDLAAMNKEGVVNPESNYCFGEGGAGTYSDGKLYTRSTKRGDVQRILNILVHFGADERILYEAHPHIGTNKLPHIITAMREKIIECGGEVRFDKKLTDFTVEKGHITSVTTADGDSIPAKAVLLATGHSARDIFELLHNKKLQIEFKPFALGVRVEHPQHIIDTAQYHCDIRSEHLPPAAYSLVQQVDGKGVFSFCMCPGGIIAPAATAAGEVVVNGWSPSKRNNPYANSGIVVNIEEKDIQSFKKHGPLAGMLYQQAVEHKAFNVGGGKLVAPAQRMEDFFKNKVSSDLPDCSYLPGIHAADLRKVLPTHVHKALQTGFKEFGKKMKGYFTNEAVVVATESRTSSPIRIPRHKETLQHPQVTNLYPCAEGAGYAGGIVSAAMDGEKVAEAIATYSLSLL